A single window of Athene noctua chromosome 1, bAthNoc1.hap1.1, whole genome shotgun sequence DNA harbors:
- the LOC141967270 gene encoding otoferlin-like gives MVTNEAELPMVSIFKQKRVKGWWPFVARDENDELEVTGKVEAELHLLTAEEAEKSPAGLARNEPDPLEKPNRPDTSFIWFLNPLKSIKYLICTRYKWLIIKMVLALLLIVMVALFLYSMPGYMVKKLLGA, from the exons ATGGTGACGaacgaggcagagctgcccatggTCTCCATCTTCAAGCAGAAGCGGGTGAAGGGCTGGTGGCCGTTCGTGGCCAGAGATGAGAACGATGAGCTGGAGGTCACC gggaaagttgaggctgaactgcaccttctgacagcagaggaggcagagaaatcccccGCCGGGCTGGCTCGCAACGAGCCCGACCCACTGGAGAAACCCAA ccgccCGGACACGTCCTTCATCTGGTTCCTGAACCCACTCAAGTCCATCAAATACCTCATCTGCACGCGCTACAAGTGGCTCATCATCAAAATGGTGCTGGCCCTGTTGCTCATCGTCATGGTCGCGCTCTTCCTCTACAGCATGCCAGGCTACATGGtcaagaagctgctgggagcatgA